In Rosa chinensis cultivar Old Blush chromosome 1, RchiOBHm-V2, whole genome shotgun sequence, a genomic segment contains:
- the LOC112165449 gene encoding uncharacterized protein LOC112165449, translating into MVDPLVARCIYSSKGYMIPLNQCMSYSDLYEDIFCTFQFLPSDVIELQYSVPGCEVCFLRNDRDFQMLFRAARIHKLDCVEISVLKISVSCSRTCSVDSCSTVIDEDDYLGEAFRIEVHKTYLSDGWSSYIHHVGEKFHGAAELREMLRKYAIAVGFEFVFLRNDLDRIHAVCTNVGTESCDWHLHALSSSANGFLYITELNNIHTCKGVVRTQKHKFLGSRVVKTCIVADVSYNLSLKPTEIMSKFKSTYGFDISYKVALKAKHRAKEVIYGSDADSFSKLSWYKEAVLQSKPGSSFVLEVNPSTNHFQSLFIAYGGCVEGFQFCLPVLYVDGLFGKSIYKGFYPRAICFCDYKTDANWTFFFKHLKSLLEPQGRVLTFISDRGTGLLSAFDKLFASHPHLFCYKHLVANLASKYRGKGNSVLIEDVKQKFFKVAYSSTEMEFCFNLRLLRAIGGANIIDHFLAEIPVENWCHAFYTSCRYGIMANRIAESFNSWIAIECLMPVYCMLDETRIKQMELMGERKDEAQHWTTELTPKMEERLKVQMEKSRHFSVHL; encoded by the exons ATGGTTGATCCTCTGGTTGCTAGGTGCATTTACTCTAGCAAAGGTTATATGATTCCTTTGAATCAATGTATGAGCTATTCTGACTTGTATGAAGACATTTTTTGTACATTCCAGTTTTTGCCAAGTGATGTTATTGAGCTTCAGTATTCAGTTCCTGGTTGTGAAGTTTGTTTCCTTCGTAACGATCGTGATTTCCAAATGCTGTTCCGCGCTGCTAGAATACATAAGTTAGATTGTGTTGAGATTTCTGTTTTAAAGATTAGTGTAAGCTGCAGTAGAACTTGTTCAGTGGATAGTTGTTCGACTGTTATTGATGAAGACGATTATTTGGGGGAGGCCTTTAGGATTGAAGTTCACAAGACGTATTTGTCTGATGGGTGGAGTTCTTATATTCACCATGTTGGGGAGAAGTTTCATGGTGCAGCTGAGCTCCGTGAGATGCTCAGGAAGTATGCAATTGCAGTTGGGTTCGAGTTTGTATTTTTGAGAAATGATTTGGACCGTATTCATGCAGTTTGTACAAATGTTGGAACCGAAAGTTGTGATTGGCATCTTCACGCTCTTTCATCATCTGCCAATGGTTTCCTTTATATAACAGAGTTGAATAATATTCACACTTGCAAGGGTGTAGTTAGGACTCAAAAGCACAAGTTTTTGGGATCCAGGGTTGTCAAGACTTGCATTGTTGCCGATGTTAGCTATAATCTTTCATTGAAGCCAACGGAGATTATGAGTAAGTTCAAGTCAACATATGGGTTTGATATTTCCTACAAGGTTgccttgaaagcaaagcataGGGCTAAGGAAGTGATTTATGGTTCCGATGCAGATTCATTCAGCAAGTTATCTTGGTACAAGGAAGCTGTTTTGCAGAGTAAGCCCGGCtcttcttttgtgttggaagttaACCCATCTACTAATCATTTTCAAAGTCTTTTCATAGCTTACGGAGGTTGTGTTGAAGGCTTCCAATTCTGTTTGCCtgtgttgtatgttgatggaCTGTTTGGTAAAAGCATTTACAAGG GTTTCTACCCTCGAGCCATATGTTTTTGTGATTATAAGACAGATGCAAATTGGACATTCTTTTTCAAGCATTTGAAGAGTTTGCTTGAACCTCAAGGAAGAGTCCTCACATTTATTAGTGATCGGGGTACTGGACTGTTGAGTGCTTTCGATAAGTTATTTGCTAGTCATCCTCATCTGTTTTGTTACAAGCATTTGGTGGCGAACCTTGCCAGTAAATATAGGGGTAAAGGTAATTCTGTCTTGATAGAAGATGTTAAGCAGAAGTTTTTTAAGGTTGCATATTCCTCTACTGAGATGGAATTCTGTTTCAATTTGCGGTTGCTTAGAGCAATTGGTGGTGCCAATATTATTGACCATTTTCTTGCTGAAATCCCTGTGGAAAATTGGTGCCATGCATTTTATACTAGCTGCCgatatggaattatggctaATAGGATTGCGGAATCATTTAACTCTTGGATTGCAATTGAGTGTTTGATGCCAGTATATTGTATGTTGGATGAGACCAGAATAAAACAAATGGAGCTGATGGGTGAAAGGAAGGATGAGGCACAACATTGGACCACAGaactaactcccaaaatggaGGAAAGGTTGAAGGTGCAGATGGAGAAATCTCGTCATTTCAGTGTCCATTTGtaa